Genomic window (Pirellulales bacterium):
GCGCAGCAACGAAGCGCAAGCCCGTGAATGCCTGCTCCGCGTCCTGACCCACAACTTAATGATCCTCACTTAATTCCATCAGTTTTCAACAGAGCACTACGCCATCAAACACTGCATCGCGATATACGTGGCCACGCCGACGATGCCGGCCACGGGATACAGGTCTGCCAGGCAGAAGTGCCACTCTTCACGCGGGGTGTCGGGTTTGGTTTGCGGATGGCGAAGCATTGCGTCTCTCCTATCGTGCACATCAAGCAAACGCACGAGCGTATCGCTGGCTGTGCTTACCATGTTCTGCCCCACAACAAAATTCTACGCGGCGCCTCGTTCAAACGAGCGCAGATAAGTTGTCAAATCATCAGCCACGTGCGCCATCAAAGCGCAAACGAGATTTTTTTCACGGCGCTATGACAGCGCGAGGCTCAACTAGTTAGTCGTCGCCGCAAGTGGCCAACTTGTACATTGCGAGGCCATATTTGCGCATTATTGATGCACTGTCCCGCCGTATTGACGTCGCGTTTGCAACTTAGTGACAGGCCTGACGCTACAATTGCACTCAGATTCGTAAGCAGGGACCTGCGTCATGGCGAAAGCTCGTTTGCGAGCGTAGCCGCTAAAAACTCTGACCCTGTGAGATCAACCATGTCGATGTCCATCATGATGAGTCGCGTCGTCGCAATCGGACGCGAAGGACATTTCTAGGAGCGTTTCCGATGGATGCAACATTTCTGGTCCTGGGCACCGCATTCTTCGCGCTGTCGTGGGGACTTGTGGTCTTATGTGACAAAGTACGGAGCTAGGCATATGAACCCGCTGTATATCGTCGGCGCGGTCATATCCGCGCTCCTGCTGGTCTATCTGACCGTGGCGCTACTGAAACCGGAGTGGTTTTCATGAACCTCTATACGTGGTTGCAAATCGGCCTCTATTTGCTCGTACTGGTGGCGCTCGCTAAGCCGCTCGGCCGATTCATGGCGAACGTGTTCGACGGCAAGCCATGCGGTCTCGATGTAGTTCTCGGGCCGCTCGAACGATTGATTTACCGCATTGCCGGTGTGCGCGCCACGGACGAGATGAATTGGAAGAGCTACGCCGGTGCGATGCTGTTGTTTAACTTCATCGGCTTCGTGGTCGTATACGGCATGCAACGCACTCAGGCATGGCTGCCGCTTAATCCGCAAGGCTTTGCCAATGTCACGCCTGATTCGTCGTTTAACACAGCTGTGAGCTTTGCCACGAACACCAATTGGCAAGGTTACGGCGGCGAATCGACGATGAGCTATCTGACGCAGATGCTCGGTCTGAACGTGCAAAACTTCGTATCGGCCGCGGGCGGTTTAGCCGTGTTGGCTGCCATGATTCGCGGCTTTCGTCGCCGTCCAGAACCCGTCGCCGGCCAGGAAAAAGCCGTTTCGCATGGCGAAGGTCTGATTGGCAATTTCTGGGTCGATCTGACCCGCAGCACTTTGTACATTCTGCTCCCGCTGTCGATCGTGTTGGCCGTCTTTCTGGTCTCGCAGGGTGTCGTGCAGAACTTCGCGCCATATCAAACGGCGCAGCTCGTGCAGCCTATCAAGGATGCCGAAGGCAAGCCGGTGGCCGAGCAGACCTTGCCATTAGGGCCGGCCGCTTCGCAAATCGCGATCAAGCAACTGGGCACCAACGGCGGCGGCTTCTTCAATGTCAACTCGGCGCATCCATACGAAAACCCGACTCCGCTGGCCAACTTCTTGGAACTGTTGGCGATCCTCGTAATCTCGGCCGCACTTTGTTACACGTTTGGAGTAATGGTCGGCGATACAAGGCAGGGATGGGCTGTGCTGGCGGCGATGCTCGTCATTTTCGTCCCCTTGCTCCTCGTATGCGCCTTTGCCGAAGAAGGGGGCGTTCCGGCATTTGCCGCGTTGGGCGTCGATCAGCAGCCGAGCGATAGTCAGCCCGGTGGCAACATGGAAGGCAAGGAGGCACGCTTTGGGATCGGTCCCTCGGCGCTGTGGGCGGCGGCCACGACAGGAGCCTCGAACGGCAGCGTCAACAGCATGCACGATTCTTTCACGCCGCTGGGAGGGCTCGTTCCCATGTGGCTGATGCAGTTGGGAGAAGTGATCTTCGGCGGGGTTGGTAGCGGGCTATACGGCATGTTGGCATTCGCCATCATCACGGTCTTTGTAGCCGGATTAATGGTCGGGCGCACGCCCGAATACCTGGGTAAGAAGATCGAAGCCTATGAGATGAAAATGGCTTCGCTCGTGATTCTCTTCCCGCCGCTGGTGGTGCTGGTCGGCACGGCCATCGCGGTTGTCGCACCGGGAGGGCTGGTGCAACCCAGTGGGGCACCCACAATCCCTAATCCAGGACCGCATGGCTTCAGCGAAGTGCTGTATGCCTTTTCTTCGGCCGGAAACAACAACGGGAGCGCATTCGGCGGGCTGAGCGCGAACGTGCCGTTCTACAACACGGCGCTGGGTATCGCGATGCTCATCGCGCGCTACTGGCTGGCCGTACCGATCTTGGCGATCGCCGGCTCGCTGGCCGCCAAGAAGGTCACGCCCACAAGCGCCGGCACGTTGCCTACACACCAACCTTTGTTCGTGGTATTGCTCGCCAGCATCGTGATTGTCGTCGGCGCCTTGACGTTCATTCCCGCCCTGGCGCTGGGGCCCATCGTCGAACACCTGCAAATGATCGCCGGTTAACAAGCCGCAGTGCACAAAATACACAACGAGGCCCACAGCGGGCATCTCAAGGGAGTCGTTCATGTCCAGGCAAACGCAAGCAAGACCCTTGTTTGATCCGCCGATCGTGCGGCGGGCGATAATCGAATCCTTCCTCAAGCTGAACCCTCGACGGCAACTGCGCAATCCCGTCATGTTCACCGTGCTGGTTGGCAGCGCGCTGACCACGGCACTATGGATACAGGCACTGCTAGGCAAAGGAGAAGCGCCGGCGACGTTCATCTTTTGGATTTCGCTGTGGTTATGGTTCACCGTACTGTTCGCCAACTTCGCCGAAGCTATGGCCGAAGGGCGCGGTAAGGCCCAGGCCGACGCTTTGCGGCGCGCCCGTCAGGATGTGATGGCGAAAAAGCTCAAAGAACCGCGCCGCGATGCACGCCGCGATAGCGTTTCGGCCACGACGTTACGTAAAGGGGACATTTTGCTCGTGGAAGCAGGAGACCAGGTGCCCGCCGATGGTGAAGTGATCGAAGGGATCGCCTCGGTCGACGAAAGTGCCATCACCGGTGAAAGCGCGCCGGTGATCCGCGAGAGCGGCGGCGATCGTAGCAGCGTTACCGGAGGCACGCGCGTCCTGTCGGATTGGCTGATCGTCCGCGTCGGAGCCAATCCTGGTGAGACCTTTCTGGATCGCATGATTGCCTTGGTAGAGGGGGCGAAGCGGCGAAAGACCCCCAACGAGATCGCCCTGGACATTTTGCTCGCGGCACTGACGATCGTTTTTCTGCTGGCCTGCGTGACCTTGCTGCCGTTTTCGCTGTATAGCGTGCACTCGGCCGGTCAAGGCGCGCCGATTACGGTGACGGTATTGGTGGCTTTGCTTGTCTGTTTGATACCGACCACGATCGGCGGCCTGCTGTCGGCCATCGGTATCGCCGGCATGGATCGCATGATCCAGGCCAACGTGATCGCCACGTCAGGGCGCGCTGTGGAAGCGGCCGGAGATGTCGATGTGCTGCTGCTGGATAAGACCGGCACGATCACGCTCGGCAATCGCCAGGCGGTCGAGTTCATACCGTCCGAGGGCACCGACCTCGCGTCGCTAGCGGATGCGGCGCAACTGGCCTCGCTGGCAGATGAAACGCCCGAGGGACGTAGTATTGTGGTGCTGGCGAAAGAAAAGTACGGCTTGCGCGGCCGTGACCTCGAGCGCAATCAGGCCGAGTTCATACCTTTCTCGGCCCAGACGCGTATCAGCGGCGTCGATCTCGACGGCCGGCACCTGCGTAAAGGGGCCGCCGACGCGATCGAATGTTATGTCAATCAGCGCGGCGGTTCGATGCCCGCATCGTTGCGGCAACGCGTCGACGGAATTGCCAAACAGGGTGGCACGCCCTTGGTCGTGGCCGAAAACGATCGCGCCTTGGGCGTGATTTACTTGAAGGACATCGTCAAAGGTGGAATCAAGGAACGGTTCGCCGAGTTGCGCCAGATGGGGATCAAGACCGTCATGATCACCGGAGACAATCCGCTGACGGCAGCTGCCATCGCCGCCGAGGCGGGCGTCGATGATTTTCTGGCGCAAGCCACGCCCGAAACCAAGCTGAAGCTGATACGCGAATATCAGGCCGGCGGCCGCCTGGTCGCAATGACCGGTGATGGCACGAATGACTCCCCGGCACTCGCCCAGGCAGATGTGGCCGTGGCGATGAACTCCGGCACGCAGTCGGCCAAAGAAGCCGGCAACATGGTCGATCTCGACTCGAACCCGACTAAGCTGCTCGAAATCGTCGAGATCGGCAAGCAATTGCTGATGACGCGCGGATCGCTAACGACGTTTAGCATCGCCAACGACGTGGCCAAGTATTTTGCAATCATTCCGGCCGCGTTTGCCAGCACTTATCCGGTGCTCAATAAGCTGAATGTCATGCATCTTGCGACGCCCGACAGTGCCATCCTCTCGGCGGTGATCTTCAACGCCCTGATCATTGTGATGTTGATTCCCTTGGCGCTGCGTGGCGTCCGGCATCGTCCGGTAGATGCCTCGCAGTTGTTGCGAGACAATCTATTAATTTACGGTCTAGGCGGTCTGATTGTGCCCTTCATCGGCATCAAAGTGATTGACGTGCTGTTGGTAGCCGCCGGGCTGGCGCAAGCCACTAGCACCTGAGAAAGGAGATCTATGTTCCGTCATATTCGTGCCGCGATTGTGATTTTCGTAGCTCTCACGCTCGTCACGGGCGTAGCGTACCCGCTGGTTGTCACCGGGATCGGCCAGACTTTGTTTCCGCGCCAGGCGCAAGGCAGCTTTGTCGAGCGCGACGGTGTCGTACTTGGTTCCGAGTTAATTGGCCAACAGTTCGAAGGCCCGGAATATTTCTGGGGTCGTCTGTCTGCCACCGGACCGATGCCGTACAACGCCGCTGCCAGTAGTGGTTCAAACCTGGGCCCCACGAATCCTGCACTCGTCGACGCCGTGAAGGCGCGCATTGCGGCACTGCAAACGGCCGATCCGGAAAACACCGCCAAGATTCCCGTGGACCTGGTGACCTCGTCAGGCAGCGGGCTCGATCCTCATATTAGCCCAGCCGCCGCCGAATATCAGCTCGCGCGCGTCGCCAAGGCGCGGAAGCTCGCTCCGCAAGAAGTTCGCTCGTTGGTTGCCAAGCATACCGCGGGGCGCTCGCTGGGCATGCTCGGCGAGGCACGCGTCAATGTGCTGCTCGTGAATCTCGACCTCGACAAGGTCACGGCCGACAAGACCGGTGGCCTATAATATCGTGGGGGCAGTTTGGGGTCGGTCGGCCGTAGCGTCTATCCTCGCAGACAATGAGGTCGCAACCGCTTTGTGTCTGTGCCGGTGCTGGAAGGGACACGAGTCGTTTCTGGGTGATCGTTCATGGCCGAAGACCGACCCAATCCCGACGCCTTGTTGGCGCGCGTACAGGCCGAGGAGGCTCGTAGCGCGCGCGGCAAGCTGAAAATCTTCTTCGGTGCGGCGCCCGGCGTCGGTAAGACCTACACCATGCTCGAAGCCGGCCGCAAGGTGGCCAAAGAGGGGGTCGACGTACTGGTCGGATATGTCGAGCCGCACGTTCGGCCCGAGACCCACGCGTTGCTTATGGGTCTCGACGTGCTGGCCCGTCGCACCATCGAATACCGCGGCACCAAGCTTATCGAGTTCGACCTCGAGGCGGCGCTCGTGGCCCATCCGCAGCTTATCCTCGTTGATGAATTGGCGCACACGAACGCCCCCGGCGTCACCCATACCAAGCGCTGGCAGGATGTCGAGCGATTGCTACAAGCCGGCATCGATGTCTACACGACTCTCAATGTCCAGCATCTGGAAAGTCTCAACGACGTGATCGCCCAGATCACAGGCGTGATCGTTCGCGAGACCATTCCTGACGCCATCTTCGATCGGTCGGACGAGGTCGAGCTGGTCGATCTGGCCCCGGACGATCTCATCGAGCGGTTGCGCGAGGGGAAGGTCTATCTGCCCGATCAGGCCAGCCTGGCAATCGAGAGCTTTTTCAAAAAGGGCAACCTGATCGCGCTGCGCGAGCTGGCGTTGCGCCGCATGGCGGAACGCGTCAACGCCCAGATGCAGGACTATCGTTCTCTGCACGCGGTCGTTCGCACTTGGCCCACGTCCGAGCGACTGTTGGTCTCGGTCGGTCCCAGCCCCCATTCCACACGCCTGGTGCGTGCAGCACGACGCATGGCCGCCACGCTGCATGCGCCCTGGGTGGCGGTATATGTCGAGACGGCTCAGAGCGTACGCCTAAGCAAAGAGGATGCTGATCGCATTGCGCAAACCCTGCATCTCGCTGAGGAACTCGGTGCCGAGACGGCCACGATCAGCGGTGCCCACCTGGTGGACGGGCTTCTGGACTACGCCCGGCATCGCAATATTACCAAGATCGTCGTTGGCAAGCCGCAGCAGGCGCGGTGGCAAGAATGGTTGCGCGGGTCAATCGTCTACGAATTGACGCGCAAATGCGGAGACATCGACGTCTACGTGATTAGCGGCGACTTCGAGCAACAACCGTTTGCGCGATCCCGCTCAGCCCCCGTTCCCTTTTCGCCGCTCGGTTACTTGGGCGCCTTGTTGGCCGTGTCAGCCTGCACGGGCGCCGGTTGGCTGATGACCCCCAGGTTCGCCCTAGCGAACATCATCATGGTGTACCTGCTTGGTACGATCGTCGCTGCCGTGCAATTTGGCCGCGGGCCGTCCATTCTGGCGTCGATCTTGGGTGTTGTGGCGTTCGATTTCTTCTTTGTGCCTCCACAACTCACGTTCGCCGTTTCGGA
Coding sequences:
- a CDS encoding sensor histidine kinase KdpD translates to MAEDRPNPDALLARVQAEEARSARGKLKIFFGAAPGVGKTYTMLEAGRKVAKEGVDVLVGYVEPHVRPETHALLMGLDVLARRTIEYRGTKLIEFDLEAALVAHPQLILVDELAHTNAPGVTHTKRWQDVERLLQAGIDVYTTLNVQHLESLNDVIAQITGVIVRETIPDAIFDRSDEVELVDLAPDDLIERLREGKVYLPDQASLAIESFFKKGNLIALRELALRRMAERVNAQMQDYRSLHAVVRTWPTSERLLVSVGPSPHSTRLVRAARRMAATLHAPWVAVYVETAQSVRLSKEDADRIAQTLHLAEELGAETATISGAHLVDGLLDYARHRNITKIVVGKPQQARWQEWLRGSIVYELTRKCGDIDVYVISGDFEQQPFARSRSAPVPFSPLGYLGALLAVSACTGAGWLMTPRFALANIIMVYLLGTIVAAVQFGRGPSILASILGVVAFDFFFVPPQLTFAVSDTQYLVTFVVMLLTGLVISTLTSHVKFQAESARKREQRTAALYAMSRELVEATTTPQLVDVAVKHIAEVFESEVFLFFPDPVRRGPVTIAPVPSPFSTATLTDHDLGVAQWVFDNGERAGRGTDTLPSASSLFVPLRTQGAIVGILGVRPRHTDRESLLSSDQTRLLETFAGQAALAEERIRSARDAQQAKLEVEAERLRSSLLSAVSHDLRTPLAAIAGASSTLVDGEGLDQQTRHELAVSIYEESERLNRLVANLLDMTRLEAGALQVRKEWQVVEEVVGVVLNRLSRRLQHYHLVTRLSHSLPLVPFDPLLIQQVLTNLLENAMKCTPEGAEISLSAEVAGGDVQFDIADRGLGLVPGEEEHVFEKFYRSIRSQSGSGVGLGLTICRGIVELHGGRIWARNRPDGGACFSFTLPRGESPPAVRAEGPALL
- the kdpA gene encoding potassium-transporting ATPase subunit KdpA, translated to MNLYTWLQIGLYLLVLVALAKPLGRFMANVFDGKPCGLDVVLGPLERLIYRIAGVRATDEMNWKSYAGAMLLFNFIGFVVVYGMQRTQAWLPLNPQGFANVTPDSSFNTAVSFATNTNWQGYGGESTMSYLTQMLGLNVQNFVSAAGGLAVLAAMIRGFRRRPEPVAGQEKAVSHGEGLIGNFWVDLTRSTLYILLPLSIVLAVFLVSQGVVQNFAPYQTAQLVQPIKDAEGKPVAEQTLPLGPAASQIAIKQLGTNGGGFFNVNSAHPYENPTPLANFLELLAILVISAALCYTFGVMVGDTRQGWAVLAAMLVIFVPLLLVCAFAEEGGVPAFAALGVDQQPSDSQPGGNMEGKEARFGIGPSALWAAATTGASNGSVNSMHDSFTPLGGLVPMWLMQLGEVIFGGVGSGLYGMLAFAIITVFVAGLMVGRTPEYLGKKIEAYEMKMASLVILFPPLVVLVGTAIAVVAPGGLVQPSGAPTIPNPGPHGFSEVLYAFSSAGNNNGSAFGGLSANVPFYNTALGIAMLIARYWLAVPILAIAGSLAAKKVTPTSAGTLPTHQPLFVVLLASIVIVVGALTFIPALALGPIVEHLQMIAG
- the kdpF gene encoding K(+)-transporting ATPase subunit F, with the translated sequence MNPLYIVGAVISALLLVYLTVALLKPEWFS
- the kdpB gene encoding potassium-transporting ATPase subunit KdpB — encoded protein: MSRQTQARPLFDPPIVRRAIIESFLKLNPRRQLRNPVMFTVLVGSALTTALWIQALLGKGEAPATFIFWISLWLWFTVLFANFAEAMAEGRGKAQADALRRARQDVMAKKLKEPRRDARRDSVSATTLRKGDILLVEAGDQVPADGEVIEGIASVDESAITGESAPVIRESGGDRSSVTGGTRVLSDWLIVRVGANPGETFLDRMIALVEGAKRRKTPNEIALDILLAALTIVFLLACVTLLPFSLYSVHSAGQGAPITVTVLVALLVCLIPTTIGGLLSAIGIAGMDRMIQANVIATSGRAVEAAGDVDVLLLDKTGTITLGNRQAVEFIPSEGTDLASLADAAQLASLADETPEGRSIVVLAKEKYGLRGRDLERNQAEFIPFSAQTRISGVDLDGRHLRKGAADAIECYVNQRGGSMPASLRQRVDGIAKQGGTPLVVAENDRALGVIYLKDIVKGGIKERFAELRQMGIKTVMITGDNPLTAAAIAAEAGVDDFLAQATPETKLKLIREYQAGGRLVAMTGDGTNDSPALAQADVAVAMNSGTQSAKEAGNMVDLDSNPTKLLEIVEIGKQLLMTRGSLTTFSIANDVAKYFAIIPAAFASTYPVLNKLNVMHLATPDSAILSAVIFNALIIVMLIPLALRGVRHRPVDASQLLRDNLLIYGLGGLIVPFIGIKVIDVLLVAAGLAQATST
- the kdpC gene encoding potassium-transporting ATPase subunit KdpC; this encodes MFRHIRAAIVIFVALTLVTGVAYPLVVTGIGQTLFPRQAQGSFVERDGVVLGSELIGQQFEGPEYFWGRLSATGPMPYNAAASSGSNLGPTNPALVDAVKARIAALQTADPENTAKIPVDLVTSSGSGLDPHISPAAAEYQLARVAKARKLAPQEVRSLVAKHTAGRSLGMLGEARVNVLLVNLDLDKVTADKTGGL